The window GTGCGAGTTCTGGCGTCCGGCGGGCGAGGATGCGAGCACAGGTTCGGCCAATGGAGCCTGCTGCGCCAACGACAGCCGCCTTTGCTTTTGAGGGGTCAATATCCATAATCTCAGCTGCTTTGAGTACACCTTCTATGCCGGTGGCAATTGTATAACTATTTCCTGTTGTAACTGCAATATTAAGATTCTTTGCGATAGTTATTCCGCCATCGCCTACGACCGAAGTATGTGCTCCGAGTCCTATTATGCGTGCTCCCTGTTCTTCGGCAAGCTGTCCAGCCTTGATTATTTTCTCATACACAAAGTCTAGCGGCAGTGTGCTCATCTGGCGCGGCGTGAGCGGACAACCTATAAACCAGCCTTCTGCTTCTTTGCCGGTTGCCGATTTTACGCCGGTGATATGCGAAAGGACCATTGGCTCCTTGAACTTAAGGCCCCATTCGACTAGTCTTTCAGGTAGAAATTTGGCAATGGGATATTTACGGGCAACGTCGCGTTTTGCATCTATCGGATGGATTACAAAGGCAAATTTTTCCAATTTACTTTCCTTGCTTACAAATTTTCACCGTGAGTTTTAAATCAGCGTCCAATTTTCACGCTTGTTTGCAAGCCTCTTCTGTTAGGGCGAGCATTTCGTCCAATGTCGTTGCGCTAGAGACCGCTCGTCTTATCTGGGAAGCGCCTGGGATACTTTTTATGTACCAGGCTAGTTGCCCTCGCATTTCTCTAACTCCACGTTCCTCGCCGTATAGCTCGGTCATTAGGCGAAGATGTTCGCGGGCAACTTCCATCCGTTCCGCACAGGAGGGTTCTGGTGGGATTTCGCCAGTAGCTATGTAATGTGCGGTTCTGCTGAATATCCAGGGATTTCCCAGTGCCGCTCTGCCTATCATCACAGCATCACAGCCTGTTTCTGTCAACATGCGCACTGCATCCTGAGGGCTTTTCACATCACCGTTGCCGATAACAGGGATGCGTACAGCCTTTTTTACATCAGCTATAATATTCCAATCGGCCGTTCCTGAGTAACCTTGTGCTGCTGTGCGACCGTGGATTGTCACTGCGGCGATTCCAACTTCTTCTGCTATCCTGGCGACTTCGATGGCCGTAACATGTTTGTCATCTGGCCCTTTCCGTGTTTTTACCGTCACCGGAATGCTTACTGCTTGGACGACGGCTGACATAACCTCCCGCGCTTGTTCTAGGTTTTGCATTAGTGCTGCCCCGGCGCCTGTTCTCACTACCTTGCGAACTGGACATCCAAGGTTGATATCTATTGCGTCTGCCCCAACAGCCTCAGCCATTGCGGCTGCTGATGCCATTGTGTCAGTGTCTGCACCAAAAATCTGAACAATTACAGGCCTTTCTTCATCCGTCCAGTCGAACATTCTCAGCGTTTTCGAATTTCGATATCGGAGCCCATAACTGCTTATCATTTCCGTCCAGACTGCCGCCGCACCATGATGTCGACAAATCAGTCGGAATGCGTGATTTGTGACGCCTGCCATCGGCGCGAGGACGATGGGAGGGTCAAGCGAAATTCGGAACTCTTGTCGCCGGATTTCAGATGGCCTGCGTTCGATTTTCGTTTTCTATTCTTACTCCCTTATTGGAAAACAATACGAGTAACAAATAGCATACTGATTGAAAGCAGTATCTATTAGCTACTCGTTGCTAGTTTTGATTGCCAATTTTGCTCTTTCATAGAGGATTCTTAGACCCTCTAGTGTAAGAAAGAGGTTAATGATTTCTATTGTCCGACTAAGTGGCGCGATTAAACCGGCCAGTCCACCTGTTGCTATTACCTTTGCAGTTCCTCCCAGCTCACTTTGCACTCGGTTAACTAACTCGTCAATCTGGCCAGCAAATCCAAATAATATTCCTGCTTGCATACTGGTGACCGTTGTTGTGCCTATTGCCGATGGCGGGGTCACTAAATCTATCCTTGGCAATCGGGCAGCGGCGCGGTGGAGTGCTTCTGTTGATATGCCGATTCCTGGCGCAATCACACCTCCCAGGTATTCACCTGTTTCAGAAACGGCGTCTAGCGTTGTTGCGGTGCCTAAATCCACAACTATCGCTGGACCGCCGTAAAGTGCATATGCTGCGATGGCGTTGGCTATTCTATCCGCTCCAACATCGGATTTTGGTTCGTAGTTAATTTTAATTCCCATGTCTTTAGACGGGTCCACTACGAATGGTTCGATGTTAAAGAACTTCCGACATGCTGCGACCATATCCGACATTGTGGGCGGTACAACGTTTGATATGGCTATACCCGTTATGTCTTGAAATTGGATGTTGGAATATTCAAATAAATCCCGAAGAAGCATTCCATATTCGTCCGCTGTCCTGCCGAGTTGCGTACGAATACGCCAATCTGCAATCAGTTGGGAGTCTTTGTAGACTCCTAACATTATGTTTGTATTTCCAACATCGATTGTAAGAATCATCGGTTAACTTGGAGTAGATTGAAGTAAGGGCTCGAGGTCTATGCCAGGTACTCTTCGAGTTTTTTCCGTCGCTTGGCATGGCGGAGCTTTTTAAGAGCTTTGGCTTCAATCTGGCGGATGCGCTCTCGTGTGACCTGAAAGTGCCGCCCAACTTCCTCGAGTGTTCTGGGGTAGCCGTCGTCCAGTCCGAAACGCATCCTCAGCACATCCCGTTCTCGACTGGTAAGCTCTGATAGCACCTCGACAATCCGCTCGCGCAAGAGCTGATGCGATGCGGCGTCGTCTGGCGAAACGGTGTCACGATCTTGAATAAAGTCGGAAAGGTGACTATCCTCTTCTTCTCCGATAGGTGTTTCGAGCGAAAGAGGCTCAGGTGCAATCCGCATAATTTCGCTAACGCGCTCAACCGGCAAGTCCATTTCTCGAGCCAGCTCTTCCATCGTTGGCTCACGGCCAAGTTCTTGAAGGAGGTGGCTTGATGTCTTTATTAGACGGTTGATCGTCTCGACCATATGCACCGGGATTCGAATTGTCCGACCCTGGTCCGCTATAGCACGAGTGATCGCCTGGCGAATCCACCATGTGGCGTATGTGCTGAACTTATAGCCTTTCCTATAATCGAATTTCTCGACTGCGCGAATAAGCCCGATATTTCCTTCTTGAATTAGATCAGGAAATGACATCCCGCGACCGCTGTATCTTTTTGCAATGCTTACGACGAGACGCAGGTTTGCTTGAATTAGCTTTTCCTTTGCTTTTTGAGCTTCCGGAGTCTTGCCGTCGCCTTCAGCTATTGTTTTGGCAAGGGCAACCTCTTCCTCCATTGTTAGGAGCGGAGTTCGACCAATCTCGCGGAGCCACATCCTAACCGAGTCGTCAAGCGGAAGTCCTTCCATGGCAGCGAGTTCTTCTTCATGAACCTCGATGTCATGGACGGGTGCTTCTTCAGGCACAGGGGCTTCCTCGACGAGTTCAGCATCTTTGATCTCCTCGACTACTTGAATTCCTTCATCAGCAAACGTTTGCAGGAGATCGTCTATCTGGTCCGCGTCAATATCTTCTTGGCGGCTCAGAGTGTCGCTGATCTCGTCGTACGTAAGTATGCCCTTGCGTTTGCCTTCGTTTAGTAGTTTTTGTATTTCTGCGTTTTCTTTAATATCTTCAACTGTCACTTTCGTTCATCCCTTTAGGACCAGCTTTTGGATCTACTTTTCCGGTTTCTCTAAATAATTCGATAGCTTGTCTGATTGCTGCTTTGCGCAAATCCTTTGAAGCATCTATTATACCATCTTTCATATACGGTGCAAGAATGTCCGAAGTTCTCATTTTCCTAAGTTTTGATTTCTTTATCAATTCAATACAATCCTGCAAACCTTTTTCATTAAGTGGCGGTATGTCCTCCCGCAATGCAAGCTCGCTTAGAAATCTGCCGACTTCAGTTGTAACTGAGCCTATTATCTTGTTTAGCTCGGCCACTCCATTTTCCCTAACGGCTTCGAACGCCGCTTTTGCCGCTGTGCGGGTTAGGTCGTTTGAAAAATCATTTTCTGATAGCGCTTCTACAATGAGTTGCGCCCCCGCCTCGTTGTGAATTAATGTTCTTAAGATTGAAATTTCAGCCTTCTCAACGGCTGTTTTGGGTTTTGCCCATTGGTTGATAGGCGTTTTTATTCCTTTTATGCTCTGTTGCCTTCGCGCTATTAGTTCAATATCCTGCCTTAGGTGTTCCTCCGCTCTAGTTGTACCCGTCTCAAAGTTCGGATGATACCTTGCGAGCTTTCTAATATGCTTTTCACGTTCGATACTAGTGGGAATCTCAGCCAAGATCCTTACAGCCTGTTTGAGCATTTCTGCTCTGCCTGTGTAAGATGAAAGATCATGGTTCTCCATTAGTATCGCAAGCCTGTAATCTATAATTGGTAGTGCATTTGAAATTGCGGCGGCAAACTCGGTTACAAGTCCTTTCCTAAGCACACTATCTGGATCGTCGCCGCCCGGAAGCCTGGCTATTCGTACGTCGCACCCAGCTTCTTCAAACATGGAAGCGCCTCTAATTGCCGCCGAAATTCCCGCAGAATCGGCATCGTAAGCTAACACTACCCGCTTTGTATAGCGTAGTAGTACATTAATATGTTCCCTAGTGAGCGCCGTTCCTAACGTGGCTACACAGTTCTCGAAACCTGCTTGGTGGCAGGCAATTACGTCTGTATAGCCTTCAACAACAATCGCTTGGTCAAGCTCTGCAATCTTTTTACGTGCAAAGTTGAGACCATAAAGCGCTTTTGTTTTGCTAAAGAGCGGGGTCTCTGGCGAATTTAGATATTTTGGTTGGTCGTCGGAGGCGATGGCCCGACCGCCGAAGCCGATTGTCTGTTCGTGTATGTCAAAGATCGGAAAAATAATCCTATGCCTAAAACGGTCATAATATCCGTCGTCACGATCGCTTTTGATAACAAGGCCTGCCTCTGCCGCACAAGCCAAGTTCACGCCTTTTTTGGTCAGGTAAGAGACCAAGCCATCCCAAGCGGCTGCGGCATATCCGAGCTTAAACTGCTCGATAGTTTGATCGGCAAGCCCGCGCCTGCGAAGATATTCAATAGCGATTGGTGTTCGGTTTAGCAACTCCCGATAGTAGGAAGCTGCTATTTCATTTACTTCCCTAAGGGCATCTCTGCGGCTTGAATGTCGTTTTTGAAGGCGCTCAAGCTCTACTCCCGCACGTTTTGCCAATCGTTCGAGGGCTTCCGGGAAAGTGAGGCTCTCCGCCTTCATCACAAATGCGAAAATATCGCCATGCTCACCACAGCCGAAACAATGCCAAGTTTGAAATTGCTCGCTGACCGTAAAAGAAGGTGTTTTTTCTGCATGGAATGGGCAGAGCCCGACGTGATTTTTTCCGACGCGCTTCAGAGTAACATAGTCGGATACGACGTCAAGAATACTGAGCTTTGTCCGAATCTCATCGATGGCGTCGCGCACATCAGCCACACAGAGCAACCCCCGCTCGGTTAACGGCACTAGTCCCAAAGCGCAATTGTGATGCCTACAACTGTCTTGCCCAAGAATGTAAATGCTACCCTGTTCTTTTCAATGTATTTCGTGACCATTTGCATTCCGGACTTCTGGTGGGACTCTGGGTAGCCGTATTTCATGATAACGTCCTTATAAGTGCTTCCGAGCTTAATACCCTTCGAAGTTCCTATGCCGGGCCAATCCACGCCGAAAGCGGCAATCTGGATTACTATGCCATCAGGGTTGATGATGAACTCGAGGGTATGATTCTTGGGAAACCGATAGATCCATGTAACCTCGGGAGCTGACTGCTTGTTTGCTTTGCCTCCGGTTGAGCCTTGGAAAGGCGATGATTGCCCCGATGCCGAAGAACCGCCTGCTGATGGAGGAGGACCTTCAAGCGCCGCAAAGGGGTTTGATGCCCCACCCATGCCTGGAGGTGGGCCTTCGGCGGTACCGAATGGACTGCCGGCCCCTGTGTCTGTTGCCGCTTGTCTTGTAGACCCAACCCTTATTTCTGTAGGATTGCCGTACTTCTGGATTATGCTCAGTGCCGATCTGCCTAGCCGGATTCCTGCCAGCTGAAGCTCTTTTACCTCCGCTGCATAGGCGAATGACGTGGATATAACCAGGACTACTATGATAGGAATACATATGAATACTTTTGTTCTAAACGCCATGCTTTACCCTCGCTTTCGAAAGTTTGTAGCTAAAAATATTTCTACAATGCCTATTTCAAATCCTCCTTGTGGCAATAATTTTTATAGGCAATGACAAAGGAATCGGAATTACCCTGTTTTAGACAATTCCAATGGAACTTTTGTTCCAAAACGTCAATCATAAAAACGGCACGCTTTGAGCAGGATATGAGTAACAGAGAGCCACATATTTCGTTTGGCAGAAGTACAGTAGCAAGTTGACGATGGCAGCACCATTATGTTATAATGCTTTGGTATGACGACTAACTTACGCTCAATTAGCAGATAACAGAATGGAAAGGTGATAGCACTCGGATGTTCGACAGTAACGAGGCGTTGCTCGCCAGGGTTGAAGAACTCCAAAAAGAGTTAGAGGAGAGCAAGCAATATATAGCAACCCTTGAAAAGGCAAAGAGAGAGCTCGAGCAGAAAATTCGAAGCCTCTCCGAGCCTAGTGGCGAGCCGATTCCAATAACTGAAATTGAGGAGACCCTTAAAAGGTTCGTACGCAAGACAGCTGAGATTCTCTACGCCGAAAAGTGTGTGTTTATGCTTTTTGACAAAGAAAGCGGTGAACTTGTAGCTACTAAACCTGCTTATGGGTTGACCGACGAAGAGATAAAGGCATTCAGGGTCCGTGCCACACAGGGAGTTTCGGGCGAGGTATTCCGAACTGGCAAGCCAATTATAATACATGATGCGTTGAATGACGAACGCACGTACAAGGATAATGTTGCTCTTCTCCATGTTCGCAATGGTGTTTGCGTGCCCCTGATCTCTGAAAAACGCGATGAAGAGGGGCGCGTGATTGAGAGTACCACTATTGGTGTTCTTCATGTTTTCAACCAGCGCTATGGAAACATTTTTACTGAAGAAGACGTTCGCCTACTTCAACGCTATGCAAAGAACGCTACTGCGGTAATTCTGAATGCCCAGATATATCGCGAATTTGTCGCGGAAAAAGAAGACCTTGAGCACATCATCGAGAGTGTATACGCAGGCTTGTTAATGGTAAACAAGGACGGCAGAATCACTCAGATGAATGCCTCTGCACGGTCGATGTTTGGTGCGCAGGGTAAAGATGTTCTTGGCAAAATGTATTATGAGGTAATAGACGAACCAAAGGTAAAGGACATACTTGTCCAATGCTTAACGGAAAATACAGAAATCGCAAGCGAAATCTCGCTCCGTTTGGACGAGAGCGAGAGGATTTATCAAGTACAAACGGCACTTGTTAAGGGCGAAGAGCAGCAACCCATAGGCGTTGTTGCAATCTTTAATGATATTACAGAAATACGAAACGTTGAGCGAATGAAAACGGCGTTTGTGTCAACTGTTTCCCATGAGCTTCGAACTCCTCTGACTTCGATTAAGGGCTTCATTTCTACGCTCTTGATGGATGAAGAGGGTTATTACGACCGTGATACTCAGCGTGAGTTCTACACAATCATTGACACTGAGTGTGACCGTCTTACCAGATTAATTAGTGACTTGCTGAACGTTTCTAGAATCGAAGCTGGCCGAGCGTTGGAACTCAACCTTAAGCCTGTCAACTTGCCGAATCTAATCGAAAAGGTCGTCACCGTCCAAAAATCATACACAAATAAGCATACCTTTAAGATAGAGCTCGATGACCTGCCAGAAATCACAGCCGATGAAGACAAAGTCGACCAAATTTTGACCAACCTAACAAACAACGCAATCAAGTATTCACCAAAGGGTGGTCAAATTACTATAACCGGTACATCAAAAGACGGTATGGTTACAATAAGCGTTGCCGACCAGGGAATGGGAATTCCTAAGGACCACTTACCAAAAGTGTTTGAGCGATTCCATCGCGTTGACAACCGGGATACGCGTGAAGTTGGCGGTACTGGAATAGGTCTCTACCTTGTGAAGCACCTTGTTGAGGCGCATGGCGGCAAGATTTGGGTTGAAAGTGAGCTAGGGAAAGGCTCGACGTTTACGTTCACTTTGCCGATAACGCCTCCGTCTGAGGAAGAGGAAGAAACGAAAGAGAAAGAGGCCGTAGCTTGAGTCTCAAATCGCGGCGAGATTATGCAAAGGCATTTCCTGAAATGGCTCAAGTAACGGTAAAAGTTCTTATCCAAAAGCTGCCTGATGCCGAGGACCTTCCTCTCCCTGATTATGCAACTGCTGGAGCCGCTGGCATTGACCTTCATGCGGCGGTGGAAAACGATACAATCCTCAATCCGGGCGAGCGTAAGCTCATTTCAGCTGGTATACGAATAGCAATCCCCGAAGGTTTTGAAGGGCAAATACGTCCAAGAAGCGGCTTGGCGCTAAGACATGGCATTGGCTGTGTGAATTCTCCCGGCACGATTGATTCTGATTACCGAGGGCCTATTCAAGTGATTTTGATCAACTTTGGCGATAAACCATTTACTATCCATCGGGGAGACCGCATTGCTCAGCTTGTGATTGCGCCAGTCGCGAAGGCAGCCCTTGTCGAATCGAAATTTCTTCCTGAAACTGAGCGCAGCGACGCTGGCTTCGGCCACACAGGTGTTGCTCCGACGAACAACAAATAGGAAACATTGGCTGTTTTAAGTTCATTTGCCAATGCAATTTGCTTGCCGCGAAAAGACAAAGAAGGAAAAGTCTGATGAGTGAGCTAGCATATCGGGAGCTTTATGCGCCTGGCCATTTTGGAAATTGGTACGAAGTAATGGCTCCTTATGAGGCCGAAGAGATGCTTCGCGAGGCGAAATATTGGGGTTTTAACTCATATGGTGACTGGCTTGACGCCGCCGACTTAAAGGACCCACACGACAATCCCAGAAGGGAATACCTGCTGCCCCAGGTGCTCTGGGAACGGAAACAAGAGTTTTATCGCATTGCAGAAAAACTTGGCTTTCAAACTAACCTGGTCATCACCCCAAATCATGTCTATCTCAACCAAGTTTCACCAGAAATCGCCGCCGACAGAAAGGACAAAAGGCTCTTTGGCGGCCAACTGATATGTCCTTCGAAGCCGAAGGGCCGAGAGATTATCTTGAATAATCACCGTAACCTTTTTAAGGACCTGAAGTCAAAGGGGGTTAGCTTGGACTCTATCTCAGGCTGTCCATTTGATTACGGTGGGTGCTCCTGCCCTGAATGCAGCCCTTGGATACTGACTTTCGGAAAACTTATGGTGGAAATCCACGGAATTGCGCGAGAATATTTTCCGGGGATTCAGATGAGGTTAATCGGCTGGTGGTGGACAGCGGAAGAGCATAAGATGTTTAAAGAATGGGCCGACCGCGAGCAGAAAGGGCGGTTTGTGTCATTGGCAGAACACATTCTCTACGGCGAAACCCGTCCAAACCCTGAATTTGTGTTGCCCGAGGGATGTGAGCTTCATGCGTTTGTCCACATTGGATATGCAGAAAAAGCAAGCCCAAGGGATGTCTATGGAGCTTGGGGGCCGGTGATTGCTGCAAATCGTCTTGCTAGAACTGTATATGAACTTAAAGGCATTGGATGCACTGGGTTCCAAGCATATTCTGAAGGCTGCCTTGACGATGTGAACAAAGCTCTTCTAGGCGCACTTTCGTCTGGGAAAGCGTCGGATGCGAAAGCAGTCCTCGCAGAGTATGCGGAAAGGTACTTTGGTGCAAAGGGGCCGGATAAAAATGAATGGGCTAGTTGGTTGGCAGACTGGGGTGAACCATTCACTCGTGATGCTAAAAAGGCTCGCAAGGAGTTCGATAGACTTGCAAAGAAAGCGCGCTCGAGCTGGCGGCTAAAGCAATGGGAAGCCAAATTACGAATCTTTGAGGCTAATGCCGAGGTGTTGGCGGGTAAAGAATGGAATGAGGAACGCCGAGCTGCTGCGGACCGTTTCTTTTTTGAGCGCGAAAAACTATTCCGCGGCATCTGGGGACTTGGACCGGTGCGTCACGTGCTTAATGCTAGATACCATCCGCCACCTTGGTATCAAGAATTTCGAGCGGCAAAGGCTGTTGAAATAGGAGTGAACAATGAGTGTAGTTGACTTAAATCAAATTTCAAAATTCATTGATGTTAGCGCTGAAGCCCAACAACTTCTTAGCAAGAGCGATCAAGAAGCATATGCAAACCTAAACTTTAAGTGGGAAGGTCAACTTATTTCAGCTGATGCTTATATCGTTCTTCATTGCTTGGTTCGTGGACCTGGCAAGGGCGGCATTAGAATGTCCGATGGTGTTAGTCTTGAGGAGACGCGCAGGCTTGCAGAACTTATGACATACAAGTGCGCGCTCACACGAATTCCTTTTGGCGGTGCTAAGTCTGGTATTTGCATTGCTCCCCAGACTCTCACACCAGAGGCTAGGCGTGCGCTGATTGCAGAATACGTTCATATGTTTGGATTGTATCTCCAATCTGGCACATACGTGCCAGCGCCTGACCTTGGCACGGGTCCTTCCGACATGGCTACTATTTATGGCTACACCCATGTTCCTGAATCCGTAACTGGGAAGCCGCCTAGGATTGGAGGACTTCCAGGTCGTGAAGAAGCAACCGGTTATGGAGTTGCTACTGTAGTTAGGATGGCAGTAGCTGATATCCTTGGAAAAGAGTTGTCCGATGCCACAGTTGCAATACAAGGATATGGCAATGTTGGATACTGGACTGCCAAGTTTCTTTCTGAATGGGGCATGAGGGTAATCGCAGTGTCGGATGTTGGGTCTGCTTTATACTCAGATGTTGGGCTGCCTATTTCCGAGATTGGAAAAGTGAATTCCCTGGCAGCTACAGGTATGCCCCAGATACCGCGCGATGAGCTACTGGTTGTCCCAGTAGATGTGTTAATTCCTGCGGCGGTAGAGAATGTCATTACAGAAAAGACGGCACCAAATATTCAGGCAAAATTAGTTGTTGAAGCCGCCAATGATCCTACTACAACCGAGGGCAATAAAATACTCACTGAGAGGGGAATCCCCGTAATCCCTGACATTCTTGCCAACGCCGGAGGCGTTGTTGCTTCATATATTGAGTGGCGCCAGGCGAAGTCTGGAAGCCTTACAGAAAAAGAAGAAACTTATGCGGCTATCGAAAAGCAGCTCTCTCAGGCATATAGAGAGACAACTGAGGTTGCTAGGAGCAAGAATATAACTCATAGATTGGCAGCGCAGATAATTGCAGTGGATGAAGTTGTTCAGTCAATGCGCGACCGTGGCTGGATCTAAGATTGCCTTTTCCTTCTTGCTGAGTTGTAAACTTACCAATCGGGGGCAACTACGTAGTTGCCCCCATTGCTTTTAGCCAATTTGCTAACTAAAGACATTATGTCAATTAGTAATGCCAGTCAACGTCCGCAACCTCTTTTGCATGCCGTTCGATGAATTCCCGCCTTGGCTCGACTTTATCGCCCATTAGAGTGGTAAATATTTCGTCAGCCAGCACCGCGTCTTCCATTGTTACTTGGAGTATTGTTCGCGTTGCTGGGTTCATTGTTGTCTCTGCTAGTTGGTCGGCGTTCATTTCGCCGAGACCTTTGAACCTTTGAACTTTTACGTCCTTCTTACCTCGTATGTTTTTAAGGATTTCTTCTAGGTCTTGGTCATTTTTTGCATAGAATTGTTGATCTTTGCCCACGCTAACGCGGTAGAGCGGTGGCTGAGCAATATATACATGGCCAGCTTCGATGAGAGGCCTCATGTAGCGGAAAAAGAAGGTGAGCAGTAGCGTCCGAATATGATCCCCGTCGACGTCGGCATCGGTCATTATTATAACCCTATCATATCGGAGTTTTCTCAAGTCACAGCCGAACGCGTTTTCTTTGCCGTTGCCATTACCGTTGGCTGTATTCTCTTCGGCGCCATTTTGCTCGTAATTCTCGTCATCACCACTCATGCCGCGGGCGATTCCAGTGCCAAGAGCGGTGATAAGCGCGCGAATTTCTTCGTTTTCCAAAGCTTTATCTAGGCGAGCTTTCTCAACGTTTAAAATTTTACCTCTCAGCGGCAGGACGGCTTGGTATCGCCGGTCGCGGCCCTGTTTTGCGGAGCCACCTGCGGAGTCGCCCTCCACTAGGTAAATCTCACACTTCGATGGGTCGCGTTCTGAACAGTCGGCAAGCTTGCCGGGGAGAGATGAGTTCTCCAGGGCACTTTGTCGCTTCACAAGATCCGCCGCTTTGCGTGCTGCCTCGCGAGCTCTGCATGCCGTAAGAGCCTTTTCGACAATTTTCTTTCCAACCGCAGGGTTTTCCTCAAGGAATTCCGAGAGACCCTCGCCGACGATTGAGTTTACTATACCTTCTACTTCGCTGTTTCCAAGTTTGGTCTTTGTTTGGCCTTCAAACTGTGGGTGAAGTAGCTTGACAGAGATGACTGCTGTCAATCCTTCGCGAACATCTTCGCCTGTGAAGTTGTTGTCCTTTTCCTTTAGAGCGCCAATCTTGCGAGCATAGGCGTTGATTACCCTTGTTAGGGCAGTTTTAAAGCCGGATAGATGAACGCCGCCCTCAGCAGTATTGATGTTGTTTGCGAACGTCAGGATTTCTTCATGGTAGCCTTCGTTATATTGGAGAGCAATCTCTACATCAATGTCTTCGCGTTGGCGTGCGAAGTAGATAACCTTGTGGATAGGGTCCTTATTTCGGTTGAGGTGTTCAACAAATGCCGCAATTCCTGTCTTGTAGTGGAATACTTGGGTTTCTCCGGTTTCTTCGAGCGTAAATGTTATTTTAACTTGCTTGTTAAGATACGCTAGTTCTCGAAGCCTTTGGGTAAGGATTTCGGGGTTGTATTCTATTTTACCAAAAATCTCATGATCGGCTAGCCAGCGAGTGTATGTGCCGGTCTCTTTGGTTTTTCCGATTTTCCTGAGCGGACCGGTGGGTACTCCACGGCGGTAATCCTGCCTCCATATGCCGCCTTTCTGACGCACTTCGACATAGCACCACTCGGAGAGGGCATTTACTGCTGAAACACCTACGCCATGCAAACCACCTGAAACTTTATACGCGCCACTGTTGAACTTTGCGCCTGCATGGAGCATAGTCATCGCTACTTCGACGCCTGACACGCCCATCTCAGAGTGGATGTCAACTGGTATTCCCTGGCCATTGTCGCGGACTGATATGCTTTTGTCGGTATGTAAAGTAACATCAATTCTATCACAGCGGCCCGCAAGCGCTTCATCAATTGAATTATCTACGACCTCGATAAAAAGATGGTGCAGTCCTTTTGGCCCAGTGCTACCAATATACATGGCTGGACGCATTCGTACTGCCTCGAGGCCTTTTAAGACAGTTATTTGATCAGCATCATAATTATTTACGCCGTTAGTCTTTTCTTCCTTTTGTTCAACTGCCATGTCTTGTACTATACTCCTTCTTTAGGACACGCAAAAGCTCTGACAACGATGTGAACGCTGTGTGCATGGGGTGAGATTTTGAGTGCTTATGTTGCTTTTTGCAAATCAATTTTAGCACAAAATGGGTGTGAAAGTCAATTTTTCGAGCGTTACTAGAAGGTTTCAAGACTAGCATGCGAAAGCAAGCTTGGAAAGTAAGAGATTTTCAAACTTGGTCTTTATAGTAACTAGGTTAAGGAGAATCAATCCGGCAAATAGGAGAATAAGTCTACTCCTTGCTAGTTCCCATTCCACGATCATGTGGAACATGTGGTTT is drawn from Armatimonadota bacterium and contains these coding sequences:
- the dusB gene encoding tRNA dihydrouridine synthase DusB, producing the protein MAGVTNHAFRLICRHHGAAAVWTEMISSYGLRYRNSKTLRMFDWTDEERPVIVQIFGADTDTMASAAAMAEAVGADAIDINLGCPVRKVVRTGAGAALMQNLEQAREVMSAVVQAVSIPVTVKTRKGPDDKHVTAIEVARIAEEVGIAAVTIHGRTAAQGYSGTADWNIIADVKKAVRIPVIGNGDVKSPQDAVRMLTETGCDAVMIGRAALGNPWIFSRTAHYIATGEIPPEPSCAERMEVAREHLRLMTELYGEERGVREMRGQLAWYIKSIPGASQIRRAVSSATTLDEMLALTEEACKQA
- a CDS encoding type III pantothenate kinase, with the translated sequence MILTIDVGNTNIMLGVYKDSQLIADWRIRTQLGRTADEYGMLLRDLFEYSNIQFQDITGIAISNVVPPTMSDMVAACRKFFNIEPFVVDPSKDMGIKINYEPKSDVGADRIANAIAAYALYGGPAIVVDLGTATTLDAVSETGEYLGGVIAPGIGISTEALHRAAARLPRIDLVTPPSAIGTTTVTSMQAGILFGFAGQIDELVNRVQSELGGTAKVIATGGLAGLIAPLSRTIEIINLFLTLEGLRILYERAKLAIKTSNE
- the rpoD gene encoding RNA polymerase sigma factor RpoD; its protein translation is MTVEDIKENAEIQKLLNEGKRKGILTYDEISDTLSRQEDIDADQIDDLLQTFADEGIQVVEEIKDAELVEEAPVPEEAPVHDIEVHEEELAAMEGLPLDDSVRMWLREIGRTPLLTMEEEVALAKTIAEGDGKTPEAQKAKEKLIQANLRLVVSIAKRYSGRGMSFPDLIQEGNIGLIRAVEKFDYRKGYKFSTYATWWIRQAITRAIADQGRTIRIPVHMVETINRLIKTSSHLLQELGREPTMEELAREMDLPVERVSEIMRIAPEPLSLETPIGEEEDSHLSDFIQDRDTVSPDDAASHQLLRERIVEVLSELTSRERDVLRMRFGLDDGYPRTLEEVGRHFQVTRERIRQIEAKALKKLRHAKRRKKLEEYLA
- the dnaG gene encoding DNA primase, encoding MADVRDAIDEIRTKLSILDVVSDYVTLKRVGKNHVGLCPFHAEKTPSFTVSEQFQTWHCFGCGEHGDIFAFVMKAESLTFPEALERLAKRAGVELERLQKRHSSRRDALREVNEIAASYYRELLNRTPIAIEYLRRRGLADQTIEQFKLGYAAAAWDGLVSYLTKKGVNLACAAEAGLVIKSDRDDGYYDRFRHRIIFPIFDIHEQTIGFGGRAIASDDQPKYLNSPETPLFSKTKALYGLNFARKKIAELDQAIVVEGYTDVIACHQAGFENCVATLGTALTREHINVLLRYTKRVVLAYDADSAGISAAIRGASMFEEAGCDVRIARLPGGDDPDSVLRKGLVTEFAAAISNALPIIDYRLAILMENHDLSSYTGRAEMLKQAVRILAEIPTSIEREKHIRKLARYHPNFETGTTRAEEHLRQDIELIARRQQSIKGIKTPINQWAKPKTAVEKAEISILRTLIHNEAGAQLIVEALSENDFSNDLTRTAAKAAFEAVRENGVAELNKIIGSVTTEVGRFLSELALREDIPPLNEKGLQDCIELIKKSKLRKMRTSDILAPYMKDGIIDASKDLRKAAIRQAIELFRETGKVDPKAGPKGMNESDS